In Nostoc sp. UHCC 0926, a single genomic region encodes these proteins:
- a CDS encoding phasin family protein has product MAGFGDIVQKAFYLGVGLASYAGEKAGGKLAQVRSQVQKLADEMVAKGEMNTEEARRFVEDMMKQAQQAQASGETSPETPPSEPRRIEILEEDEEPTVKEGAADENVDKLRQEVLDLQNELKRLQRD; this is encoded by the coding sequence ATGGCTGGTTTTGGAGATATTGTTCAAAAAGCTTTTTACCTCGGTGTTGGATTAGCTTCTTACGCAGGTGAGAAAGCAGGGGGAAAATTAGCCCAAGTGCGATCGCAAGTCCAAAAACTGGCAGATGAAATGGTGGCAAAGGGCGAAATGAACACAGAAGAAGCCCGCCGCTTCGTTGAAGATATGATGAAGCAAGCCCAACAGGCCCAAGCATCTGGTGAAACCTCACCAGAAACACCCCCTTCTGAACCTCGCCGCATTGAAATTTTAGAGGAAGATGAAGAACCAACGGTGAAAGAGGGAGCAGCTGATGAGAATGTGGATAAATTACGCCAAGAAGTGCTAGACCTGCAAAATGAGTTAAAACGATTGCAACGCGATTAA
- the queF gene encoding preQ(1) synthase, giving the protein MSNSSAESVSQASLEMKYGERDIAEGKLITFRNPRVGRRYDINITLPEFTCKCPFSGYPDFATIYVTYVPDERVVELKALKLYINSYRDRYISHEESANQILDDFVAACDPLEVTVKADFTPRGNVHTVVEVHHQK; this is encoded by the coding sequence ATGAGTAATTCCTCAGCTGAAAGTGTATCCCAGGCAAGCCTAGAAATGAAGTATGGTGAACGCGACATTGCCGAAGGTAAACTAATTACCTTTCGGAATCCGCGTGTGGGTAGGCGATATGACATTAATATTACTTTGCCGGAATTTACTTGTAAATGTCCGTTTTCCGGCTATCCTGACTTTGCGACAATTTACGTTACCTATGTGCCTGATGAGCGGGTAGTGGAATTGAAGGCGCTTAAGCTTTACATTAACAGTTACCGCGATCGCTACATTTCTCACGAAGAATCTGCCAATCAAATTTTGGATGATTTTGTAGCTGCTTGTGATCCGTTAGAAGTCACGGTGAAAGCAGATTTTACGCCTCGCGGCAATGTACATACCGTGGTTGAAGTGCATCACCAAAAGTAA
- a CDS encoding class I SAM-dependent methyltransferase, whose protein sequence is MRTLFAFMLKRKVEKTAMKFAQNPTRHQGLLKALTLGFFLLAFIMPTSVLADESEQAKAFDHTTTLQTVLTSSHRSATNRDRDKYRHPAQTLEFFGLRSNMTVVELWPGGGWYTEILAPFLQQKGQFIVTNFAPSTSKQALAFQQKLAGEPKIFGKVKVVEINPPNELTLAPDNSVDMILTFRNIHNWVKAGYAEQVYAAAYKALKPGGILGVEEHRAKPGISLQESIKTGYMSVDGVIAAVEKAGFKLVGKSEINANPKDTKDYPGGVWTLPPTLSQGQKDRQRFLAIGESDRMTLKFVKPKAP, encoded by the coding sequence ATGAGAACCCTATTTGCCTTTATGCTGAAGCGGAAAGTAGAAAAAACAGCGATGAAATTTGCCCAAAATCCCACCCGCCACCAAGGCTTGCTAAAAGCCCTAACTCTAGGTTTTTTTTTGTTGGCATTCATAATGCCCACCAGTGTTTTAGCCGACGAGAGCGAACAAGCCAAAGCTTTTGACCACACAACCACGCTTCAAACTGTACTTACCAGCAGTCATCGCTCCGCTACAAATCGGGACCGAGACAAGTACCGTCACCCAGCCCAGACTCTTGAATTCTTCGGTCTGCGCTCGAATATGACTGTGGTTGAATTGTGGCCGGGGGGTGGTTGGTATACCGAGATTCTCGCCCCGTTTCTCCAGCAAAAGGGACAATTCATAGTTACCAACTTTGCTCCCAGCACGAGTAAACAGGCTTTGGCTTTCCAACAGAAGCTAGCAGGTGAGCCAAAGATTTTTGGTAAGGTCAAAGTCGTTGAAATTAATCCCCCAAATGAACTCACCCTAGCCCCAGACAATTCCGTGGACATGATTCTTACCTTCCGTAATATTCACAACTGGGTTAAGGCTGGATATGCCGAGCAGGTTTACGCAGCGGCCTACAAAGCACTCAAGCCGGGGGGCATCCTGGGAGTGGAAGAACACCGTGCCAAACCAGGCATTTCTTTGCAAGAGAGTATCAAAACTGGCTATATGTCTGTTGATGGGGTAATTGCTGCTGTGGAGAAAGCCGGCTTCAAGTTGGTGGGCAAATCAGAGATTAACGCCAACCCAAAGGATACTAAAGACTATCCAGGTGGAGTCTGGACACTACCTCCGACCTTGAGCCAAGGACAAAAAGATAGGCAACGCTTCCTCGCCATTGGGGAGAGCGATCGCATGACTCTCAAGTTCGTCAAACCCAAAGCCCCCTAA
- the pstS gene encoding phosphate ABC transporter substrate-binding protein PstS translates to MEQKISISAQVQSKGCAYLLPLIAVSLSITSCTGDHRNIKHISIVGAGASFPAPLYERWLSDYNQKNPNVEINYQAIGSSAGVQQLIEGTVDFAASDVGITNEQAAKIKRGVIALPITAGSIVLAYNLTPVAQQSPQVNVPTNLRLPRQVYVDIFLGKITNWNHPRIAAANPGVSLPNLPIQVVHRTDGSGTTSVLTQHLSAISPEWKSKVGAGKAVAWQVGIGGKGNEGVTALIQQIPGAIGYVEYIYAKQNKLSVAALENKSGNYITPTPKSVAQTLEAVKLPANNLIAFITDPTDAQSYPIVTYSWLLTYHQYPNRVKAQVLKNFVDWVVIEGQKSSLELGYIPLSKKVVVQVQSAVKKIAE, encoded by the coding sequence TTGGAACAAAAGATTTCTATATCTGCTCAAGTTCAATCCAAAGGATGCGCTTACCTTCTACCCCTAATCGCTGTTTCGTTGAGTATTACTTCTTGCACTGGGGATCATAGAAACATCAAGCATATTTCTATCGTTGGTGCCGGAGCAAGTTTTCCCGCGCCTTTGTACGAGCGCTGGCTTTCAGATTACAATCAGAAAAATCCCAATGTGGAAATTAACTATCAAGCTATAGGGAGCAGTGCTGGAGTGCAACAACTCATTGAAGGTACTGTGGACTTTGCAGCTAGTGATGTGGGAATTACAAATGAACAAGCAGCCAAGATAAAACGGGGAGTGATCGCTTTGCCAATAACTGCCGGTTCTATTGTACTGGCTTATAACCTCACACCAGTTGCACAGCAGTCGCCTCAAGTCAATGTGCCAACGAATCTAAGGTTACCACGCCAAGTTTACGTAGATATCTTCCTCGGAAAAATTACGAATTGGAATCATCCTAGAATAGCCGCAGCTAATCCAGGGGTAAGTTTGCCCAATTTACCGATTCAAGTCGTACATCGAACTGATGGGAGTGGGACTACGAGCGTGTTGACGCAACACCTAAGTGCTATAAGTCCAGAATGGAAAAGCAAAGTTGGGGCTGGTAAAGCTGTAGCATGGCAAGTAGGAATTGGTGGAAAGGGTAACGAAGGTGTTACCGCCCTGATTCAACAGATACCAGGAGCTATTGGCTATGTAGAGTACATTTACGCCAAACAAAATAAACTTTCTGTGGCTGCTTTAGAAAATAAATCTGGTAATTATATTACGCCGACACCAAAATCTGTAGCTCAAACCTTAGAGGCAGTGAAATTACCTGCCAATAACTTGATTGCTTTTATCACCGATCCTACAGATGCCCAGTCTTATCCCATCGTCACTTACAGCTGGCTTTTAACTTATCACCAATATCCAAACCGAGTCAAAGCTCAAGTGCTGAAAAACTTTGTTGATTGGGTTGTGATTGAGGGGCAAAAATCCAGTTTGGAACTCGGATATATTCCTTTGTCTAAAAAAGTTGTGGTTCAAGTGCAATCTGCCGTCAAGAAAATTGCTGAATAA
- a CDS encoding cytochrome c biogenesis protein, with protein MTIEDSADKELKWWAVPGQFLRQELLPVLTNLRLAIALFLLIAIFSSTGTVIEQGRSPAFYQANYPEHPALFGFLTWKVIQVVGLDHVYRTWWFLALLILFGTSLTACSFTRQLPALKAAQRWKYYEEPRQFQKLALSAELDTGSLNSLSEILEKRRYKIFPDQEKENLLYARKGIVGRIGPIIVHIGIVAILLGGIWGAMTGFLAQEMVASGDTFQVKNIVDAGPLAAAQVPKDWAVRVNRFWIDYTPSGGINQFYSDMSVLNNQGKEVDHKKIFVNEPLRYHGVTFYQTDWGIAAVRVQFNNSPIFQLPMAQLNTNGNGRIWGTWVPTKPDLSEGVSLLAKDLQGMVLIYDPTGKLVDTVRTGMSTQVNGVKLKILDVIGSTGLQIKADPGIPIVYSGFGLLMLGVVMSYFSHSQIWALQKGDRLYVGGKTNRAQVAFEQEVLEILDRLSSQPKGEEKETPIEV; from the coding sequence ATGACTATAGAAGATTCAGCGGACAAAGAATTAAAATGGTGGGCAGTACCTGGGCAATTCTTACGGCAGGAGCTTTTGCCTGTACTGACCAACTTACGACTAGCGATCGCACTATTTCTATTGATTGCAATCTTTAGTTCCACCGGAACTGTAATTGAGCAAGGTCGCTCACCCGCATTCTACCAAGCTAACTACCCAGAACATCCAGCTTTATTTGGTTTCTTAACTTGGAAGGTAATTCAGGTAGTTGGGTTAGACCACGTATATCGTACCTGGTGGTTTCTGGCATTACTCATCTTATTTGGCACTAGCTTAACTGCTTGTTCTTTTACTCGTCAGTTACCAGCCTTAAAAGCTGCCCAGCGCTGGAAATATTACGAAGAACCACGGCAATTTCAAAAGTTAGCTTTAAGTGCAGAACTAGATACTGGTTCTTTGAATTCTCTGAGCGAAATATTAGAGAAACGCCGCTATAAAATTTTTCCAGATCAAGAAAAAGAAAATCTTCTCTATGCCCGCAAGGGAATAGTCGGACGCATCGGCCCAATTATTGTTCATATTGGCATCGTAGCTATTCTGCTAGGCGGAATTTGGGGGGCGATGACTGGGTTTCTTGCTCAGGAAATGGTTGCCAGTGGTGATACATTTCAGGTGAAAAATATTGTAGATGCTGGCCCTTTAGCAGCAGCCCAAGTCCCGAAAGATTGGGCTGTACGAGTCAATCGTTTTTGGATTGACTACACTCCATCTGGCGGCATTAATCAATTTTATTCCGATATGTCTGTCTTGAATAATCAGGGAAAGGAAGTTGATCACAAGAAGATTTTTGTCAACGAGCCTCTGCGCTATCATGGCGTCACTTTCTACCAAACTGATTGGGGAATTGCAGCTGTTCGCGTCCAATTTAACAACAGCCCGATTTTTCAGCTACCGATGGCGCAATTGAACACGAACGGTAACGGCCGCATTTGGGGAACGTGGGTTCCTACGAAACCGGATTTGAGTGAGGGTGTCTCCCTGTTAGCCAAAGACTTGCAAGGGATGGTATTAATTTATGATCCCACTGGCAAACTCGTTGATACTGTCCGCACTGGGATGTCCACCCAAGTCAATGGCGTGAAGCTGAAAATTCTGGATGTGATTGGTAGCACTGGCTTACAAATTAAAGCCGATCCAGGCATACCAATTGTTTACTCAGGGTTTGGCTTGCTAATGCTGGGTGTGGTGATGAGTTACTTCTCCCATTCGCAAATATGGGCATTGCAAAAAGGCGATCGCTTGTATGTGGGTGGTAAAACTAATCGCGCCCAAGTTGCTTTTGAACAAGAGGTTTTGGAGATTTTAGATCGGCTGAGTTCCCAGCCAAAAGGTGAGGAGAAAGAGACGCCAATTGAAGTTTAA
- a CDS encoding cytochrome c biogenesis protein CcdA — MLDNLQTQIYQLEQFANSLVSNQLTHLSVGSIGIIFAAGLLTSLTPCMLSMLPITIGYIGGYEAKSRLQAAAQSTWFAFGLATTLAGLGILAALVGKVYGQVGIGLPIIVSIIAILMGLNLLEALPLQFPSLGETNWISPDLPAGLRSYLLGLTFGLVASPCSTPVLASLLGWIANTQDLILGAVLLLSYTGGYVAPLILAGTFTASIKKLLELRRWSGWINPVSGALLVGFGVFSLISRIPIGSF, encoded by the coding sequence ATGCTTGATAACCTGCAAACCCAAATTTACCAATTAGAACAATTTGCCAACAGCCTCGTTTCTAACCAACTGACACACCTGAGTGTGGGGAGTATTGGTATCATCTTTGCAGCTGGCTTGCTCACCAGTCTCACACCCTGTATGCTTTCTATGCTGCCAATTACCATTGGTTACATCGGTGGTTATGAAGCCAAAAGCCGTTTGCAAGCAGCTGCTCAATCAACTTGGTTTGCTTTCGGATTAGCAACTACATTGGCAGGATTAGGTATTTTAGCAGCTTTGGTGGGAAAAGTCTACGGTCAAGTGGGAATTGGTTTGCCGATTATCGTCAGCATTATCGCCATTCTCATGGGGCTGAACTTACTGGAAGCACTACCTCTGCAATTTCCATCCTTGGGTGAAACGAATTGGATTTCGCCAGATTTACCAGCAGGATTGCGTTCCTATTTGCTGGGGCTGACTTTCGGCTTAGTCGCATCCCCTTGTAGCACGCCTGTTTTAGCTAGCTTACTAGGTTGGATTGCCAATACACAAGACTTAATTTTAGGCGCTGTTTTGCTACTTTCTTACACAGGCGGTTATGTAGCACCATTGATTTTGGCGGGTACTTTTACAGCTTCAATTAAAAAGTTACTGGAATTGCGTCGCTGGTCTGGTTGGATTAACCCAGTCAGCGGGGCGCTGTTGGTAGGATTCGGTGTATTTTCCTTAATTTCTCGGATTCCCATTGGCAGTTTTTAA
- a CDS encoding adenylate/guanylate cyclase domain-containing protein has protein sequence MSVYQGSCGETADMIIGVHNQENRELQANSAPVGTLATRQGTFSTFLAPLTQDTFKQVVKDVEQKLQIVHQTLSMLDSHGFETLLQEMLHSITLKTGELLGADRTTIFLLDEEKQELWSILAEGEGDRSLEIRIPADKGIAGEVATSKEVINIPFDFYNDPRSHFAQEQEKRTGYRTYTMLALPLLNEHRQLVAVVQLLNKLKSGNNHDAPLAERIDTKGFICADEQLFREFAASIRLILESSRSFYVATQKQRAVAALMKAIKSLSQSSLDLEDTLKRVMDEAKELMNADRSTLWLIDRDRHELWTKITQDDGSTKELRVPVGKGFAGLVAVSGKKLNIAFDLYDHSDSETAKQIDQQNGYRTCSLLCMPVFNADQQLIGVTQLVNKKKSGDFPHYNPADWPKAPDCFQASFDRNDEEFMEAFNIQAGVALQNAQLFATVKQQEQMQRDILRSLSNGVVSTDKTGLIIAANESAKRLLGLGSEDRLEGKLVTDAIGIKEGDFSKWYQDALHAVDLKGRQQYYPDRTLLSTGIKQHSINLSINTIADASDQEQIRGALVVMEDISDEKRLKSTMYRYMTQELAEELLKLDDAKLGGDRKEVSILFSDIRGYTTLTENLEAEEVVSMLNEYFESMVEAVFKHKGTLDKYIGDAIMAVFGSPLPLEEHAWMAVQTSLEMRDRLHEFNQRRYAADKPGIKIGIGINSDTVISGNIGSSKRMEFTAIGDGVNLGSRLESVSKQYGCDIIISHNTFKPCQDYIWARELDYIRVKGRNEPVAIYELLGLRSNPIESEKLQVIEHYHKGREYYLNRQFSFARAEFAKVLAADNHDKAAMLHLLRCQHWLQSPPTDSDWDEGVWTFQEK, from the coding sequence ATGTCAGTGTATCAAGGAAGTTGTGGGGAGACCGCCGATATGATTATTGGTGTTCACAACCAAGAAAACCGCGAATTACAAGCAAATTCGGCTCCTGTAGGTACTCTTGCCACAAGACAGGGAACTTTTTCTACGTTTCTTGCTCCCCTGACTCAGGATACTTTTAAACAGGTCGTTAAGGATGTCGAGCAAAAATTACAGATTGTCCATCAAACCCTGTCAATGCTAGATTCTCACGGGTTTGAAACTCTTCTGCAAGAAATGTTGCATTCGATTACCTTGAAAACCGGGGAATTACTAGGGGCAGACCGGACGACGATATTTTTATTGGATGAAGAAAAACAAGAACTCTGGTCAATTCTGGCTGAGGGGGAGGGCGATCGCTCTTTAGAAATTCGCATCCCCGCTGATAAAGGCATTGCTGGGGAAGTCGCCACCTCCAAGGAAGTTATCAATATTCCCTTTGATTTTTATAATGACCCGCGATCGCATTTTGCCCAAGAACAAGAAAAAAGAACTGGCTATCGCACCTACACCATGCTGGCTTTGCCATTGTTGAATGAACATAGGCAATTAGTTGCGGTAGTGCAATTACTGAATAAATTAAAATCTGGGAATAATCACGATGCTCCACTTGCAGAGCGCATTGATACCAAAGGTTTTATCTGTGCTGACGAACAATTATTTCGAGAATTTGCCGCTTCGATTCGCCTAATTTTAGAATCCTCACGCTCTTTTTATGTAGCTACCCAAAAACAAAGAGCAGTGGCGGCGCTGATGAAGGCGATCAAGTCCCTCTCTCAAAGCAGTCTCGACTTAGAAGACACCCTCAAACGGGTAATGGATGAAGCCAAGGAATTGATGAATGCCGATCGCAGTACCCTATGGTTAATAGACCGCGATCGCCATGAATTGTGGACGAAAATCACCCAGGATGATGGTTCAACTAAGGAGTTGCGAGTTCCCGTAGGTAAAGGCTTTGCTGGTCTAGTAGCTGTTTCTGGTAAAAAACTAAATATTGCCTTTGACTTGTATGACCATTCTGACTCGGAGACAGCCAAACAAATTGACCAGCAAAATGGCTATCGTACCTGTAGCTTGCTTTGTATGCCAGTATTTAACGCCGATCAACAACTGATTGGCGTTACCCAACTCGTAAATAAAAAGAAATCAGGAGATTTTCCCCATTATAATCCAGCTGATTGGCCGAAAGCTCCCGACTGCTTCCAAGCTAGCTTTGACCGCAACGATGAAGAATTTATGGAAGCTTTTAATATTCAAGCGGGAGTAGCGCTGCAAAATGCCCAGTTGTTTGCCACAGTCAAGCAACAAGAACAAATGCAACGGGATATTCTGCGTAGTCTTTCCAATGGAGTGGTTTCCACTGATAAAACTGGATTAATTATCGCCGCTAATGAAAGTGCTAAACGTTTGCTAGGACTGGGGTCAGAAGACCGTTTAGAAGGTAAATTAGTTACTGATGCGATCGGCATCAAAGAAGGTGACTTTAGCAAGTGGTATCAGGATGCTTTACACGCAGTTGACTTAAAAGGCCGCCAGCAATATTACCCTGATCGCACACTCTTAAGCACTGGTATCAAACAGCATAGTATTAATTTATCGATTAATACAATTGCCGATGCTAGCGACCAAGAGCAAATCCGTGGGGCGCTGGTGGTGATGGAAGACATCAGTGATGAGAAGCGGCTCAAGAGTACGATGTACCGCTACATGACCCAAGAATTAGCCGAAGAATTGCTGAAACTAGATGACGCTAAACTAGGAGGCGATCGCAAAGAAGTTTCGATTTTATTTTCGGATATTCGCGGCTACACCACTTTGACAGAAAACTTGGAAGCAGAAGAAGTGGTGAGTATGCTTAATGAATATTTTGAATCAATGGTGGAGGCAGTCTTTAAACATAAAGGTACCCTTGACAAATACATCGGCGACGCCATCATGGCTGTGTTTGGTTCTCCCCTACCCTTAGAAGAACACGCTTGGATGGCAGTACAAACATCCTTAGAAATGCGCGATCGCCTGCACGAATTTAATCAACGCCGCTACGCAGCTGATAAGCCCGGAATCAAGATTGGCATTGGCATCAATTCTGATACCGTGATTAGTGGGAATATTGGCTCTAGTAAGCGGATGGAATTTACCGCTATTGGCGATGGTGTTAATCTTGGCTCCAGACTAGAAAGTGTTAGTAAACAGTATGGTTGCGATATTATTATTAGCCATAACACTTTTAAACCATGCCAAGATTATATTTGGGCTAGGGAACTAGATTACATTCGTGTCAAGGGCAGAAATGAGCCAGTAGCTATATATGAATTACTGGGTTTGCGTTCCAATCCTATTGAAAGCGAAAAATTGCAAGTGATTGAGCATTATCACAAAGGGCGCGAGTACTACCTCAATCGCCAGTTTTCCTTTGCTAGAGCCGAGTTTGCCAAAGTTTTAGCAGCTGACAACCATGATAAAGCTGCTATGTTGCATCTGTTGCGTTGTCAGCATTGGTTACAATCACCTCCAACAGATTCAGATTGGGATGAAGGAGTCTGGACATTTCAGGAAAAATAA